CAGAACGTAGGCCTTTTTGCAAATCGATCTCTTAGAAAATTCCCGCGCATGCGCAACATCAACTGCGAAAAGGCTTACTTTGGtatcaaagtgtgacgtcagaggtttAGGCTGCACTACGAAATTGCCCCTGTCGTAGTAGTACTTTTCATGGGGATTTGTTGAAAAACAGAATCAGGAcatttttgaggatggcaatctTAAGTGCAGAAAAACATTGCGTCCAGGCTAGGACCTTCTCGACTGATCCCCTGTCTTGTCGATGTGTGACGCCGTTTGGGCTTTAGGGTCCCCTAGTCTTGGCCGAGTTTCGTTCATGTATTAGCCTTTATCGAGGCGCACCCGGCGGCGGCGGCACCCCCGAAGTCACTGAAAGTAATGGGGTCGTGCTTGATATGGGGTGCCGCATGCGCCTCGACAAGGCTATTCATGTATCTGCTTCTTTGAAACCACTGTACCCCTCTGGCCGGCGTTAAAAACTTATGTTCAACAGTCTACAGCTTTGTGCAATTAACTGAATCTTAAAATATCAacataaaccacaagagaaactctGACTGAGTAAATtaattgggcaatgatttttggggttgaacaaagaattgactagaatgGGAtgtgaaccaacgacctccggattaacgtgttggcgctctaccaactgagctatctagccctatcttGGCGGTCTCCATTTTTGTtcatatctttgttcggggatgccagtcagaagccatacgaccgttaactgccgtgtaccCAGGGGTCACACCAAAAATACGAACTTTTTGAAACTTAAATATCTGACCTAAAAATTGGGACCGAAAGTTTTGCTTCCTCACACCAGAAAGACAGTAATTACAACAAATTAAAGCGTTTTTTGTTCATTGCTCATTTTTATTTAGGCTACTTGGTTACTGAGACGATGTAAAGTAAACCTAAGAAAACTctacaaagtttttaaaagattcAGTCCACTTTGATTCTACCTTCAGTATCACTTTTTTATAGAAAAACTCAAAGTTGTGAAATTTTTTGAACCTTGTAAAGTTAGGCACTACTTAAATCTTGAACAAAACAGTTTAGAAGCTGTGGAAGACAAAATTACAATAGGCGGCATGCGGAtgatttgtctttttaaacCGCTTATCTCGAGTGTTTTACAGTTATAACTATGCGTCTTTTAGTTATGATTGTTATTATCAAATTAAATCAACCGAATGCCAGTAATAATCGATTTAAAACCCATGATACTTGTCTGATGAATCACTATACTCTTTTTTCAGGgcccaggattaccaaccaaatttccgcgTGATTTTCATGACAAGCAAACAGCTGAATGTCAGTCAACAAGCAAaatgcaggctttatgaaagtgggcctaGATCAGAACTGACAGAGgattttttctcagattctgggtcagtttgacccatttctgggtcacttTGATTCAAACTACGGGTAAAACTGACCCGAATTTATGACCTAAAGGGATCCGGATTTCAGGCTGGTCAAGTCTGTGTGCTTGTGGCTCAATTCCACTACTGTGTGCAGAGGAGGGTTtagatattttttaaaataattgtaatattTATTCGTGGAAGAGAAATTAAAGAACCCATAATGGTCACCACCATTGCTTAATTTAATTACTTAATCGAGatacaataataattgtaagcaataTCTTGTCCAAAGTATACACGTTTAGAGTTAATTATAACTAGATCAAGATCCGCGGTTTGGGTGGATTCTTAAGTATTTTATATTTGTATCGATTCAAAACTGTAAGATGGTGTACATAAAACACTAATTTTAAAGAGTTTAAACACATAATGTCGTACAAACTTTTTAAATGAACGTGTTTATCATGATTTTGACACCTGCTCAAAATGGTTTGTACAAACACATACAAGAATATAAACCAATGGGTACAAAACTTCAGCAAAGGACACCTTGTTAGTAATTgacgaagaccagtattctctaaattaataacaaacctttgaaaatttgagctcaattggtccttcAAGTTGTGAAAAgacgaagaaagaaaaagacacaATATTGTCGcaaaggttgtgtgctttcaaatgcctgaatttgagacctcagccgagATCTCGAATTCGAATCAAttcaacctctttctcaaaaactacgtgacttcagagggagccggttctcacaattgttttataccatgatCAACagctgctctccattgctcgtaaccaagtaagtttttatgctaacaattattttgagtaattaccaacagtgttcactGCTTTTACGCTTATACAAATATGTTGACAATCTGTTTTCAGAGTGTAATATAGGCCTGTACGTATTCTTTCGATAGCTAGTGATAATTAAAACGTCATCCGTCGTGAGGGAAAAacactggttattattattatttttattaatgttattattagtataataattgtttttattatgtttAGATGTCGACGCATCCAAGGTTCAAGTTCGCAACGTCGATAAACGCGACCCTGCCTACAAGACCGAAGCATGCGTGAAAGTCGCTACCACTTATGTTGATGTCTGAAATTTTCAGACATGCGGTCACGAATGTTGCAACACCGTAGCACACGTATGGCGGATTCACAGCTAgtagagtaaaacaaaaagggaaacaaaattaatttaaaacactgggagacttttgaacgctaggtggcagcaaacttaccaggtGAATACCCACTTTTACAACATCCTCTCacccaaatgcattttataacaaacggttgcaaacgcttttcaaagaccaactcgaccgatccaaggcaacgtgttccttttaaagtgGTAAGTCttctgccacctagcgtcactACACGCTGACATTAGTTCCTTTTCCGAAGGAAAGATGTTAGGCGAAGCTAGAAAGATGCTAGGCGGAGCTAGAAAGATGCTAGGCGGAGCTAGAAAGATGTTAGGCGGAGCTAGGAAGATGTTAGGCGGAGCTAGAAAGATGCTAGGCGGAGCTAGGAAGATGTTAGGCGGAGCTAGAAAGATGTTAGGCGAAGCTAGAAAGATGCTAGGCGAAGCTAGAAAGATGTTAGGCGGAGCTAGAAAGATGTTAGGCGGAGCTAGAAAGATGTTAGGCGGAGCTAATATATGTTAGGCAGAGTTAGAAGGACAGATGTTAGGCGCGGAGCTAGAAAGATGCTAGGCGGAGTTAGGAACATATTTTAGGCAGAGCTAAAAGGATACAGATGTTCTAAAAGCTAAAAGGATAGATAAGTTGAGCTAGAAGGATAGATGCcagaattgattttttttttattaagggtCAATAATGGGGCAAACAAGACAAGATTCTTGGCTTACCCGACACCTCCTGGTCGACGATGGTGTCCCCGTTGACTTTCAGGGTGATTTGAACGCCGTAGTGCTCCGGGATGTAGTCCACAATCAGCTcagctgaaaaaaaaagataataattattattagaaaattttatttaacatccaagcagatccttgccatttgattggaggaatGTCcatcacgtgatagcaaataaagtACCactgcacgctgagtcactcaccatgctttttcgttccatccaaaaaagctgagtaaaaacatcactgcgtgcgtgGCGTGCGcatgtctttggtaacgcagcagtgttactgcaaggcagcaaaaaaaaaaatactaccattcggcttctgcgtgtctcaaaatagctgtacagaACGCGCATTGTGACTGTTGAATCCAGGCCGACCTAAAGAAaaacgggtgtaatttcacaattaaaatttgtagtatcttccaatcaaaatgacaaaggtcTACTtagatgttatataaaacaaataacgaatgtttttcatttgtgcaatggtgcaaataattatgttcattcgttgaaagctggaatgttccattcataTTCCATCTTTCAACCCATGAAcgtattcgcaccattgcactcataaacactCATTTTGTGTATAATACTTTactgaaaatataaaaattaaacgGTGTTAGTGTTTGTCACCATCCCCTctatagacttgattcaagtcttagatcgcggttattcttctgcatctcagccacgaaaaCACCCCCTCCTTCACTGACTCCCAGCATTTCGATAATACCCAATGGTCAACTTAGCACACATGGCGTGATATGGAGCGCCAATGTATCATTGAGCGCAGTAATTAGATTTGGGTATAACTAATTGCTGACACACTTCTTGAATTTGCATATCAAGTCAGACTCTGATGAAGTTTTTGGGAGCATTCCATGGTCTGGAGAGCAAACATGAAAAAAGGTGCGACTTGCAGACTTGAGAATCTTTGACGGGGTTTGGTTCCGTGATACAACTATAGTGTCTTTAGAACGcatctttgggtgcgttcgtttagctcccctgggtcgacctcggtgcgtggcgttttttttaccaggatgaacgtgggtaattatctgcacacactcgtcctgggaaacaaacccgccacacaccggggtcgactcagggaagctaaacgaacgcaaccATTGTTTCAGACTTGTTCTTCCTTCCTGAtcatgcttcagctgaagtctttattatttgCATGGCAATTACCTCTAtctgaaaactacgttacttcagagggagccgtttctcacaatgttttgtactatcaacagctgttcactgctcgttaccaagttagttttgctgctaaaaattattgtgagtaattaccaatagtatccgcATGCCTATAATCAATCAGTATAATTtgaatcaagttttttttttcattcactcTATCTCAATGGCATCGATCTGAGTGCTGCACTGCATAACAAACCATATTAAGGGGCATGTACATTTACcaataaatacaattaaaaGAAATCAGCAGACTATTACCGTTGACAGCGAAAGTCGTTGACCAAAACCGTAGGTCTATTGGAACGACAATGGATCCTGTGCAGGTCCCGACATCTCCCGACACCGAACACTGTCCGTCGGCAGAGACTGCTGGCTCATCTGGATTTGCAGAATTGacacaaataaatattaaagaatgaacaatattataataattaataataataatagttgtggcttcttatatagcgcatatgtccgtcactcagtaacgctcatggcgctgatcagtatttcctgcaagatgtgagactacggccgtgtccgaattggcgacttcggctacagctacggctagggcgcgcgcgtctgctattcgtcaacactgacagacgcgctgatctagccgtagctgtataGCCAAAGTcgctaattcggacacggcctacgtttgaattatgagacctatgtAATATttgtacaaggtgctgtgggcgCACCTTGTGCCGATCGGacaaggaacaccgggcgaactccttctcttttcgataagtgcattgGGTTATTCTACATGCattgcacaacacatgggaccaacggcttaacgtcccatccgaaggacgaagcaatggttaagtgtcttgcttaaggacacaagtgtcatggctggggactcgcacccacactctgctgatcagaaacacaagagtttgcATTCGGTGCTCTTTTAAAACCGTTCgtccacgacacttccacgttacagaattggtaagaagcaaaaatcgtgaagatcacagattaacataaaaacttacatggtctaatgatgattatAGTAGAAAAACATCCCGTGAAATATTATTGTCTTAAATGTCATATctgttgagaaataaataatcttatttcgTGTTTTCGAGTCTATCGCTCAGCGAGCGTTgtattcatttttctttttgcatcgtCGTCATGCAAAAATAGGAATCggcttttcactattttctcgggacccagatggccgatcgatctcaaacttcttcaggtttgtcaatttatataattatgatctggtggattacataaactGCTTACAATAGCAAGTGTTTTGTCAGCAAAagcaattctgtaatgttcctttaaatgcctTGGATCagcaaacctgtagaagtttggccatctgggtcattaGAAAAATATAGTAAAAAAACGATTGAcccaaaaacaacaaatcacaCGCTCACTGTgagataaactccaaacgcgagattagattatttatttcccataattatgacatttcagacggaTATATATTTCACAGGATATTTTCAAATATTAGGTCTagctatcatcatcattagatttTTGCTTCTTAGCAATTCTGCAACGTTCCTAAAcgaaataaataagtaaactgCTTCTTAGCAATTCTGCAACGTTCCTAAACGAAATAAATCAGTAAATTATGAACGGAGAGACTGTTTAATTGGGACTTGATTGTCTAAACAAAACTAACTCTTTACAAGTTAAAACAACAGTTCGAATTGAGTACAAACATCAAAAGACAAATGCAgtgaataaacaaaaaataaataatttaggTATAGGACGAATGTTCAATTTGGGATTTGATTGGCTAAACATAATAAATTAATcacaatttaaaacaacaattaaaattgAGAACAAACATCAACAcgacagtaaaacaaaatacaaaacagtaGTTAATTAAAGTAGATTATGAACTACAGAATTATGCAGTTGTCTTTATACTTCGATTCCAGTTTTTCTGGAAACTTCGGAGATCATTACATGCTttacggtaaaaaaaaacaaaaaaaaaaaacaacgggAAAATAAGTTACTTTGCGATGTTGCCAAAGATACAAAATTGTTATACAATTCAAAAAggagattgcactgaaacatttcaaatcacccaaaagaaaacatttaaacacaaGCAAATCCAGATTATTGAAGAACAATGAAACACCGTATTAATAGGAGGAAGGGACAGCAagttaaaaacaacaaccatagaatggactaaaaaccATCAAACACCCAAACTAAACTGGTACAGAGAGCAACTTTTCAAacaatgaagaaacaaaatgaaattcagcaaagctCACGACTTGCCATTTTTCGTTCAAGTaggtctttaaaggcattggacactattggtaattctcaaagactaaactccacagttggtgtatctcaacatatgcatacaaaaactaacctgtgaaaatttgagctcaatcggtcatccaagttgcgagataataatgaaagaaaaaacacccttgtcacgcgaagttgtgtgcgtttagatggttgatttcgagacctcaagttctaaatctgaggtctggaaatcaaattcatggaaaattacttctttctccaaaactactcgacttcagagggagccgtttctcacaatgtttttctcatcaatctctccccattactcgtcaccaagtaaggttttatgcaaaaataattattttgagtaattaccaatagtgtccactgcctttaaagacagaaagaaaaaaatatacaccAAAGACGTCACTTACACAAAGCAGCATCCGAGCTCAAACCGTACATGCTGGCCTTCTTCGCAACCGACACCATCTTCAAGAAGAACTCCTTTTCCTCGGCAGTCATCTCCACCCTCCCGATGTCTTTGATCTACAAACAGTCAAAGTCATCCTCATCATTAACAATTCCCCAGacgtgacacttgtttcctttaAGACGCCTTTGgtaaacagtcttctcacttagtgagTCTCAACATAATTAAATGCATAAATgacaaaactgtgaacatttgaactcaattacgtgctttcagatgcttgatttctgggcttcaaaatttaattctgaggtctcgaaataaaattcaaacattttgggtTTAGTGGAAATGAttcttcagagggaaccgtttctcataatgttttatactatcaacagctctccattgttcgttaacCGAGTCAGTGTTTAaattgttaattattttgagtaattaccaattgtgtccatgtgtcgatttcacaaagagttagaaagagaaataaaaaacgtatggctagtcttaaagccattggaccctttcggtaaacagtgttgtccaaggcccacactttgtgtaccacaacttctatatcaaataacaaacctgtgaaaatttaggctcaatcggtcatcggagtcgggagaaaacaacgggaaaacccacccttgtttccgcgcgtttcgccgtgtcatgacatgtgtttaaaataaatccgtaattctcgttaacgagaatttatattgttttgctgttgtctcaaaaagtaaatcatttcatggaaaaatatttcaagagaagtctttcaccattgccttctgtaaaccctgtaagttatttgtaaatctgtgaacttttttttttttctgaaccgaaagggtccaatggctttaagttaggacgagtaactcgagtaactcgtcctaactcgagataagaaaagtcttaactctttgtgaaatccaacccagaGCCCTTAGgacaaaatggggggggggggagataaaGCAAAGAGTATCAGGGCTTAATCATTTAGCAAATTTTCTGTAGGATATAGGGGCCAAATAATTTGGCACATGTCTGAAACCATATTAGGCcctaaataaaatgaaaacaaaatgacaaacctgcaCGGACTTGGCAGTCACAGCGACGGCACACATGCCCAGCACGAAGGCAAACTTCAAGAACCCACTCATCATGATGGGATAAGAATCTTCTGAATCGAAGGTAGAACTCGAAAACTGATTTCAAAAACCACTTTGGTCAAGTTGGTGTATGATTTGTCAGCGTGGACGGTGCACTTTATAAAGGCTTGATGTATCGAGGGTGAGGGTATGGGTTTGCTTGGTAACTTCCTAGTATTTGGTTTGttcttatgttttttatttatttatttttttttttatttagaggcAGCTAAGTGGTGGGAAGTGGTTTGATTtattgctttgttttgttttgtttaagggCATTTTATGTACattatacaataaaatacataaaCCATAACCCGCATCTGATTTCATAGCCGGATCTTATAATATCATATAATTCATGTTTTATTGCCCAAACAAGTTGATATTTTATTCATTgtttctcatttaaaaaaaaaaaagatccacGGGTTGTTATTGTATTGACagctttttatttgattttgctGAAAGTcgtcatggcccaatttcatggctctgcttcctgccgaattctgtgcttacggtcaCCATTCTCAGCTTGAACGGCAAGCGACACATTTCTACGCAAGACTCTTGATATTATTAtgataatatcgaagtcttaaagacactggacactattggtaattgtcaaagaccagtcttctcacattgtgtatctcaacacaggcacaaaataacaaacctgtgaaaatttgagttcaattgatggccgaagttgcgagataactatcaaagaaaaaacacccttgtcacacgaagttgtgtgctttgatttcgagacctcaaaatctaattccgaggtctcgaaatcaagttttgtggtaaaattacttccttctcgaaaactatacgtcacttcatatggatccgtttctcacaatgttttatactaacaatctctccccattactcgctaccaaggtttatgctaataattcatttaagtatttttttacttaCTAAATTAAGAGTAACAAAAcacac
This region of Asterias amurensis chromosome 22, ASM3211899v1 genomic DNA includes:
- the LOC139953956 gene encoding uncharacterized protein translates to MMSGFLKFAFVLGMCAVAVTAKSVQIKDIGRVEMTAEEKEFFLKMVSVAKKASMYGLSSDAALYEPAVSADGQCSVSGDVGTCTGSIVVPIDLRFWSTTFAVNAELIVDYIPEHYGVQITLKVNGDTIVDQEVSAVNPPYVCYGVATFVTACLKISDINISGSDFHACFGLVGRVAFIDVANLNLGCVDI